In Paenibacillus sp. FSL R7-0345, a single window of DNA contains:
- a CDS encoding sugar ABC transporter permease translates to MKKTLYLFAVPALLFYCLFWIFPIFKLFQYSITDYNGYVQNFNYVGLDNFKTLFHEEILGLSIKNTLIYTLITVVLGNIIALALALLLNANIRAKGLYRSAFYIPTLFSAIVVGFIWSYVYMPDEGMIASLFHTLGIDWIDTNFLGSYSKALYSIIGVDIWKNIGTSTIIFLAGLQTVPEDMLEAGRIDGAGRWQLIRFLKIPMLATSITINVTLSVINGLKAFDYPFIMTNGGPGTSTNTLIYAMYKMAFTDQLFGKASALGIISFAIIIVITGIFVVTLNKREVSA, encoded by the coding sequence ATGAAAAAAACGCTGTACCTCTTTGCGGTACCGGCCCTGCTGTTTTATTGTCTTTTTTGGATTTTCCCCATCTTCAAACTGTTTCAGTACAGCATCACAGACTATAACGGTTACGTTCAGAACTTCAACTATGTGGGGCTGGACAATTTCAAGACGCTTTTTCATGAGGAAATTCTCGGACTTTCCATTAAAAACACCCTAATCTACACCCTGATCACCGTCGTTCTCGGCAATATCATTGCGCTTGCACTAGCTCTGCTGTTAAATGCGAATATTCGAGCAAAAGGCCTGTACCGTTCGGCATTCTATATTCCAACTCTGTTCAGTGCGATTGTTGTGGGGTTTATTTGGAGCTATGTGTATATGCCGGATGAAGGGATGATTGCTTCTTTATTTCATACACTTGGAATCGACTGGATCGATACGAATTTTCTCGGGAGCTACTCCAAAGCGCTGTATTCCATTATCGGCGTAGATATTTGGAAAAATATCGGGACCAGCACGATCATCTTTTTGGCCGGATTGCAGACTGTACCGGAAGATATGCTGGAGGCGGGCAGAATTGACGGGGCGGGGCGCTGGCAGCTGATCCGTTTCCTGAAAATCCCGATGCTGGCCACCTCCATCACCATTAACGTAACACTCAGCGTCATCAACGGCCTCAAGGCATTTGACTATCCGTTCATCATGACCAACGGCGGTCCGGGCACTTCAACTAACACCTTAATTTACGCTATGTACAAAATGGCGTTCACCGACCAGCTGTTCGGCAAAGCGTCGGCGCTCGGCATCATATCTTTTGCGATTATTATCGTCATCACCGGAATATTCGTAGTTACCCTGAACAAACGGGAGGTCTCAGCGTGA
- a CDS encoding extracellular solute-binding protein → MNNWTVRIRGVALAAAFTMALTGCGNGNNAGNNAGAEATTAPAESTPAAAESGTNTTAGSEPVTLNMLVSGTKAAEGADFELDTLPKLVKEKFPNVTLEVQKLPDEQYYTSVKAKLATGEGPDIFLVFPNMANMGAIEVAKAGYAADLSDLSFWDRISTSAANDMSYDGKKYAVAKGMDILGTYYNKSLFEEAGITEVPKDWTGFLAAAEQLKAAGITPIVMGDKDPWVIQFGMYQLAANSVYPADADFDKKLQTGETTLTDSKWVNTVNQYKELYDKGYVNKGSLGMASAQALQQFVDGKAAMIFTGTWDLPAISAEGAAQFERGFFALPGNQAGQPVYASAATAAGYAINAGSKNLDTAKQVFEYLYAEDSPLFQAWVDANSSISVFNGVTLKNEIFKDVLDEIQATGHAFYFPNQMWPAGVSDVMQSKFSEIIGGKKTTAEEVTKAMQDKYTELFKQ, encoded by the coding sequence ATGAATAACTGGACAGTGCGCATCAGGGGAGTAGCTTTGGCGGCTGCCTTTACAATGGCTTTGACGGGCTGCGGTAACGGAAATAATGCCGGTAACAACGCGGGAGCAGAAGCGACGACAGCACCGGCAGAATCAACTCCGGCGGCTGCAGAGTCAGGTACTAACACAACAGCGGGCAGTGAACCAGTCACGCTCAATATGCTGGTGTCGGGTACAAAAGCAGCGGAAGGAGCAGACTTCGAGCTGGATACCCTGCCTAAGCTGGTCAAAGAGAAGTTCCCGAACGTTACGCTGGAGGTACAGAAACTCCCGGATGAGCAGTATTACACTTCGGTAAAAGCTAAGCTGGCGACCGGCGAAGGCCCGGATATTTTCCTCGTGTTCCCGAACATGGCTAATATGGGTGCGATTGAAGTGGCAAAAGCAGGCTACGCCGCCGACCTGTCCGACCTCAGCTTCTGGGACCGGATCAGTACTTCCGCTGCCAACGACATGAGCTATGATGGCAAAAAATATGCCGTCGCCAAAGGAATGGACATCCTCGGCACCTACTACAACAAGTCCCTGTTCGAGGAGGCAGGCATTACTGAAGTTCCGAAGGACTGGACCGGCTTCCTGGCGGCAGCAGAGCAGCTGAAGGCGGCGGGCATCACCCCGATCGTCATGGGCGACAAGGACCCGTGGGTGATCCAGTTCGGAATGTACCAGCTGGCGGCGAACAGTGTGTACCCGGCCGATGCTGATTTTGACAAAAAGCTGCAGACCGGTGAAACAACGCTGACAGACTCCAAGTGGGTGAACACGGTTAACCAGTACAAAGAGCTGTATGACAAAGGTTATGTGAACAAAGGCTCGCTCGGCATGGCCAGCGCACAGGCGCTGCAGCAGTTTGTTGACGGCAAGGCGGCGATGATTTTTACAGGTACGTGGGATCTGCCAGCGATTTCTGCTGAGGGCGCAGCCCAGTTCGAACGCGGTTTCTTCGCCCTCCCGGGCAATCAGGCCGGACAGCCGGTATATGCATCTGCCGCGACAGCTGCAGGGTATGCGATCAACGCCGGCTCCAAAAACCTCGACACCGCCAAGCAGGTATTCGAGTATCTGTACGCAGAGGATTCCCCGCTTTTCCAGGCCTGGGTGGATGCCAACTCGTCGATCAGCGTGTTTAACGGCGTAACGCTCAAGAACGAGATTTTCAAGGACGTTCTGGATGAAATTCAGGCTACCGGACATGCGTTTTATTTTCCGAATCAGATGTGGCCTGCCGGCGTGAGCGATGTGATGCAATCCAAGTTCTCCGAAATCATCGGCGGCAAAAAGACTACAGCTGAGGAAGTAACCAAAGCGATGCAGGATAAATACACCGAGTTGTTCAAGCAATAG
- a CDS encoding histidine kinase: MKKSKDRLLVWLKLPKIRSRFFAAMIMVSLPPLFILGYISLDITKDTLVQNHIRTNEDHLKTSSEVADLLLGNIINMNRIILSSSELREEIRLSGNSADRNLSVLDVRTANRLQNIVVSNLFDLQNIDSVCLFDRNFRSVCYGRSEQAGKYGSDETKGQIAATDWYLKARNANGKEVFFGYNVLEDNPGEGTISSVKLLRDPDRLSGESIGLLIINIKNTIFRKSINESDESDFIVLDNEGSQAHSPIIYDLKPEITANIGITPADDAGSIFTKLTAGGYIYSQYRNSTSGWTFVHFVSMKTLMKQSQQIATITMLIAAIIAVTALVVSFVVSGTITKPLLQLKRMISDWAKGNPSSEAGEAFTADEVGVIGETFRRVTAEYQLLSERLLQSQLKEKEAELRSLQAQIKPHFLYNTLDSIYWMSMLEEKNDIAQMALSLSESFKLSLNKGKETIPVYKELKHIEHYMIIQNLRYDNRFEYVERIEPEVMGFEIMKLLLQPLVENAIYHGLEPKIGRGTVCLTGKKDGDYLIFTVTDDGVGMEDIQKTKQGYGMRNVQDRLRLYYGPSSSFSITSQPDAGTSIELRFPYAMVKGE, encoded by the coding sequence ATGAAAAAAAGTAAAGACCGGCTGCTGGTGTGGCTGAAGCTTCCGAAGATCCGCAGCCGTTTTTTTGCCGCGATGATCATGGTTTCACTGCCCCCGCTGTTTATTCTGGGGTATATCTCTCTGGACATCACCAAAGATACGCTTGTACAGAATCATATCCGCACCAATGAGGATCACCTGAAGACTTCCAGCGAAGTGGCGGATCTGCTGCTTGGAAATATTATTAATATGAACCGGATTATATTGTCCAGCAGTGAATTGAGAGAAGAAATAAGGCTGAGCGGAAACTCAGCGGACCGCAATCTGTCTGTACTTGATGTGAGGACGGCCAACAGGCTGCAGAATATCGTTGTCTCGAATCTGTTCGATCTGCAGAATATTGATTCCGTCTGCCTGTTCGACCGCAATTTCCGGTCCGTCTGCTATGGCCGTTCCGAGCAGGCCGGCAAGTACGGCTCGGATGAGACCAAAGGCCAGATCGCCGCTACCGACTGGTATCTGAAAGCCAGAAACGCTAACGGCAAGGAGGTGTTCTTCGGGTACAATGTCCTGGAAGACAATCCCGGGGAAGGGACGATTTCAAGTGTAAAGCTGCTGCGGGACCCTGACCGGTTAAGCGGGGAGAGCATTGGCCTTTTGATCATTAATATTAAGAACACTATTTTTCGCAAATCAATCAACGAAAGTGACGAAAGCGATTTCATAGTATTGGATAATGAAGGTTCGCAGGCACATTCGCCGATTATTTATGATCTGAAGCCGGAAATTACCGCGAACATCGGGATTACTCCGGCGGATGATGCCGGGAGTATATTTACGAAGCTGACCGCGGGCGGTTATATTTACAGCCAATACCGCAACAGCACAAGCGGATGGACTTTTGTCCATTTTGTAAGTATGAAAACGCTGATGAAGCAGTCCCAGCAGATCGCTACGATTACTATGCTGATTGCTGCTATTATCGCTGTTACGGCCCTGGTGGTTTCTTTTGTTGTCTCCGGTACGATTACGAAGCCGCTGCTGCAGCTAAAACGGATGATCAGCGACTGGGCTAAAGGTAATCCAAGCTCGGAGGCGGGTGAGGCCTTTACGGCGGACGAGGTCGGCGTCATCGGTGAGACCTTCCGCAGGGTGACTGCAGAATATCAGCTGCTGAGTGAGCGGCTGCTGCAGTCGCAGCTGAAGGAGAAGGAGGCGGAGCTAAGGTCGCTGCAGGCGCAGATCAAGCCCCATTTTCTCTACAATACGCTGGATTCTATCTACTGGATGTCGATGCTGGAGGAGAAAAATGACATTGCGCAGATGGCCCTCTCCTTATCGGAAAGCTTCAAACTGAGCCTCAACAAGGGCAAAGAAACGATACCGGTCTATAAAGAGCTGAAGCATATCGAGCATTATATGATTATCCAGAATCTGCGCTATGACAACCGGTTTGAATATGTGGAGCGGATTGAGCCGGAAGTGATGGGCTTTGAGATCATGAAGCTGCTGCTGCAGCCGCTGGTGGAGAATGCCATCTATCACGGGCTGGAGCCGAAGATCGGAAGAGGCACAGTATGCTTGACGGGAAAAAAGGACGGCGATTATCTCATCTTTACCGTGACTGACGACGGGGTCGGAATGGAAGACATCCAGAAGACGAAGCAGGGCTACGGGATGCGGAATGTGCAGGACCGGCTGCGGCTTTACTACGGCCCGTCCAGCTCTTTTTCGATCACCAGTCAGCCTGATGCCGGAACATCAATTGAACTGCGTTTTCCGTACGCAATGGTGAAGGGGGAGTAG
- a CDS encoding response regulator, translating to MLKAVVFDDESIVLKGLERLINWEEYGVKLAGTAMDGISALALFRQLQPEIVMTDIRMPGMDGLKLIELIRQEAPETMCIVFTGFNEYSYVKQALKMGVIDYLEKPVTITTIREGIRKAVRRIHELSELSELKQKWKSGVLEKATLNLLLSGPKADRQMLEEWTQQFGEAATRVQGVTVITATEEINVPQPHDCRVIYVRNGPENIYMVVHMEPPPGGWLDAPGNQPQGACGSGRTYEDPGSAALSYNEAKKALKYGLYLEERGWTSYEEISDGGAEVHSFTDQEEEVFLAMRRADPEIVAEKLDQLLEELRLEKPNPEDAETQVLLLYFHGLEICRETGGNMEEIKPRVKLAQLELRKQASLEELLQWTRTELLALMSWIVKVRHQTKHAAVEKALGYIQSHYGRDLTQQEVADHIQMNTTYFSLLFKEEMGISYIKYLTRVRMEKAKLLLQEGKTINDTSEQVGYYHARHFSEIFKRYTGMTPGQYRLSGKRV from the coding sequence ATGCTCAAGGCGGTCGTATTTGATGATGAAAGTATTGTGCTAAAAGGTCTGGAGCGGCTGATCAACTGGGAGGAATACGGTGTGAAATTAGCCGGAACCGCCATGGACGGCATTTCCGCACTTGCCCTGTTCAGACAGCTCCAGCCGGAAATTGTGATGACGGATATCCGCATGCCGGGCATGGACGGCCTGAAGCTGATCGAACTGATCCGCCAGGAAGCGCCGGAGACGATGTGCATCGTATTCACGGGCTTCAATGAGTATTCTTATGTTAAGCAGGCATTGAAAATGGGCGTGATCGATTATCTGGAGAAGCCGGTGACGATTACTACGATCCGCGAGGGCATCCGTAAGGCGGTCCGGAGAATCCATGAGCTGAGTGAGCTGTCAGAGCTCAAGCAGAAGTGGAAGTCAGGTGTACTGGAAAAAGCGACCTTAAATCTGCTGCTCTCAGGTCCGAAGGCGGACCGGCAGATGCTGGAGGAATGGACACAGCAGTTTGGCGAAGCTGCCACACGGGTGCAGGGGGTAACGGTCATCACGGCTACGGAAGAAATCAATGTGCCGCAGCCGCATGATTGCCGGGTTATTTATGTGCGGAACGGCCCCGAGAATATCTATATGGTTGTACATATGGAGCCTCCGCCTGGGGGTTGGCTTGATGCGCCCGGTAATCAGCCGCAGGGCGCCTGCGGCTCCGGCCGGACCTACGAGGACCCCGGCAGCGCAGCCCTCAGCTATAATGAAGCGAAAAAAGCGCTGAAATACGGACTCTATCTGGAGGAGCGCGGCTGGACCTCTTATGAAGAGATCAGTGACGGGGGCGCTGAGGTTCACAGTTTTACGGATCAGGAGGAAGAGGTCTTTTTGGCAATGCGCAGGGCCGACCCGGAGATCGTGGCAGAGAAGCTGGATCAGCTGCTGGAGGAGCTCCGCCTGGAGAAACCGAATCCTGAGGATGCCGAGACACAAGTGCTGCTGCTGTATTTTCACGGACTGGAAATCTGCCGCGAGACCGGCGGCAATATGGAGGAGATTAAACCCCGGGTTAAGCTTGCCCAGCTGGAGCTGCGGAAGCAGGCTTCACTCGAAGAGCTGCTCCAGTGGACGCGGACAGAGCTGCTGGCTCTTATGAGCTGGATTGTCAAGGTCCGCCATCAGACCAAGCACGCGGCCGTAGAAAAAGCCCTCGGGTATATTCAGAGTCATTACGGGCGCGATCTGACCCAGCAGGAGGTAGCCGATCATATTCAGATGAACACGACGTATTTCAGCCTGCTTTTTAAAGAAGAGATGGGCATTTCCTATATTAAATATTTGACCAGAGTGAGAATGGAAAAAGCCAAATTGCTGCTCCAGGAGGGAAAAACCATCAACGACACCAGTGAGCAGGTGGGGTATTATCACGCCCGTCATTTCTCGGAAATTTTCAAAAGATATACCGGTATGACTCCGGGGCAATACCGTCTGTCGGGGAAAAGGGTATGA
- a CDS encoding extracellular solute-binding protein: MRSAAGWRVVTGLLAVCVLLSACSRMSSQPPSGQEPGTAILFLSANKEGEGSARIISELSKEYQAEHPEVDYKFEYVAESDLYQRIQLLAASNDLPMLFNYQYGKPLSDLIQSHAVLELEQTFRQLGMYDLLNPTAVQLLKGNVGDTGLYALPLEMNIEGFWYNKEIFGRYGLHEPQTWEELLDISRILKQEGVQPFAVAGKEKWPITRLINAYIIRKYGVDAMEKVDSGQLAITDAGFEEAVQTVQNMGLKGYFGDAVNTINMDTSVDMFLNGETAMFYMGSWQLRAFNDELRNRIGADQIGFFSIPLVPGGAGRLNEYPVNAGLTTSFSRGGYTDEVSGWMQYVFTRYGERALSELGMVTGFKVDPMPQNLPSLTRMVQQKINEVEKGALWFEARFSTKAQTLAWNNAQILITNPSFSPREYLSQLQAQFDRDREGE, from the coding sequence ATGAGGAGCGCTGCCGGATGGAGAGTTGTTACCGGACTTTTGGCAGTCTGCGTGCTTCTGTCAGCCTGCAGCCGGATGTCCAGCCAGCCGCCTTCCGGACAGGAGCCCGGGACGGCCATTCTGTTCCTGTCCGCCAATAAGGAGGGGGAAGGCAGCGCCCGCATTATCAGTGAGCTGAGCAAGGAATATCAGGCGGAGCATCCCGAAGTAGATTATAAATTTGAGTACGTCGCGGAAAGCGACCTGTACCAGCGCATCCAGCTGCTCGCTGCCAGCAATGACCTGCCGATGCTGTTTAATTACCAGTACGGCAAGCCGCTCAGCGACCTGATTCAGAGCCATGCAGTGCTTGAGCTTGAGCAGACCTTCAGGCAGCTCGGAATGTACGATCTGCTCAATCCGACTGCAGTTCAGCTCCTGAAGGGAAATGTAGGCGATACCGGCTTGTATGCGCTGCCGCTCGAAATGAATATAGAAGGCTTTTGGTACAATAAGGAGATTTTTGGGCGCTACGGACTCCATGAGCCGCAGACCTGGGAAGAGCTGCTGGACATTTCCCGTATTCTGAAACAGGAGGGCGTGCAGCCTTTCGCTGTTGCCGGTAAGGAGAAATGGCCGATTACCCGGCTGATCAACGCCTATATTATCCGTAAATACGGAGTGGACGCGATGGAAAAGGTCGACAGCGGACAGCTGGCGATTACCGATGCCGGGTTTGAGGAAGCGGTGCAGACCGTTCAAAATATGGGGCTGAAGGGATACTTCGGCGATGCGGTGAACACCATCAATATGGATACCTCTGTTGACATGTTCCTGAACGGTGAAACCGCCATGTTCTATATGGGCAGCTGGCAGCTGCGCGCCTTTAATGACGAGCTGCGGAACAGGATCGGCGCGGACCAAATCGGCTTTTTCAGCATCCCGCTGGTGCCGGGCGGGGCAGGCCGTCTCAATGAATATCCCGTAAATGCCGGATTAACCACTTCATTTTCAAGAGGGGGATACACCGATGAGGTCAGCGGCTGGATGCAGTATGTCTTCACCAGATACGGGGAGCGTGCGCTCAGCGAGCTGGGCATGGTCACCGGCTTCAAGGTGGACCCCATGCCGCAGAACCTGCCTTCCCTGACCCGGATGGTGCAGCAGAAAATCAACGAGGTCGAAAAGGGCGCCCTCTGGTTCGAAGCCCGCTTCAGCACCAAAGCCCAGACGTTGGCCTGGAACAACGCCCAGATCCTGATCACCAACCCGTCCTTCTCCCCCAGAGAGTACCTGAGCCAGCTTCAGGCTCAGTTTGATCGGGATAGGGAGGGGGAGTAG